AAACATTATCACACAACAGCCTCGTGCGCATTGGCGGCTCGCTTACGCAAACGGCCATCCGGATGCACATCCCCATCAACTGGATTGTGAAACCAACCATCTACAAGCAGTTTGTGGGCGGCGAAACCATTGCCAAATGCGCCGACTCAGTGCACGAATTGGCAAAATACAACGTAAAAGCCATCCTTGACTTTTCTGTAGAAGGCCGCGAAGCTCCCGAAGACATTCAGGCAGCGCTCGACGAAACGCTTCACTCGATAGCCAACGCCGGCAAAGAGCCAAACATTCCGTTTGCCGTTTTTAAGCCCACCGCTTTTACCACTTCCAATGTGCTTACAAAAGTGAGCGCCGGACAAAAGCTTACACCCGAAGAAACCATCGAAGCCGACAATTTCCGCCAGCGTATCGACCGGCTTTGTAAAGCTGCCCACGATCAGAATATTCCCATTCTCATCGATGCCGAAGACTCGTGGTATCAGAATTTTATTGATGAAGTGGTGGAAAAGATGATGGAAAAATATAATGGCAAACGCGCCATCGTGTTCAACACTTTCCAGATGTATCGGCACGATCGGTTGGAGTTTTTAAAAAAATCATGGCAAAAAGCTGTGGATGGAAACTACTTTCTGGGTGCTAAATTTGTGCGTGGTGCCTACATGGAAAAAGAGCGCGAACGTGCTTTGGAGATGAATTACCTTTCGCCCATCCAACCCGACAAAGAAAGCACCGACCGCGACTACAACCTGGCGCTGAAGTTTTGTATGGAGCACATCGACAGGATCACCATCTTCAACGGAACCCACAACGAACAGAGCGCGAATTATCTTGCCGAGCTGATGACGGAAAAAGGTTTGAAAAAAGATGACCCGCGGGTTTGGTTTTCGCAGCTTTACGGCATGAGCGACCACATCAGTTTTAATCTGGCACATGCCGGATACAATGTTGCTAAATATCTGCCTTATGGCCCCGTGAAGCATGTGGTTCCTTACCTGG
This region of Bacteroidales bacterium genomic DNA includes:
- a CDS encoding proline dehydrogenase family protein; translated protein: MITLDNTEIAFKSKTNNDLRRSYLLFKTLSHNSLVRIGGSLTQTAIRMHIPINWIVKPTIYKQFVGGETIAKCADSVHELAKYNVKAILDFSVEGREAPEDIQAALDETLHSIANAGKEPNIPFAVFKPTAFTTSNVLTKVSAGQKLTPEETIEADNFRQRIDRLCKAAHDQNIPILIDAEDSWYQNFIDEVVEKMMEKYNGKRAIVFNTFQMYRHDRLEFLKKSWQKAVDGNYFLGAKFVRGAYMEKERERALEMNYLSPIQPDKESTDRDYNLALKFCMEHIDRITIFNGTHNEQSANYLAELMTEKGLKKDDPRVWFSQLYGMSDHISFNLAHAGYNVAKYLPYGPVKHVVPYLVRRAEENTSVKGQTGRELSLISREMSRRKKG